The DNA region ACCACCCGCCGCTCCCAGTCGATCCGGTACCCGTGCACCGGCCGGAGCATCTTCTCCGGACTCATGAAGGTCTTCATCGCGATCGGCGCGACCACCCGGAACAGCATCCGGGCGACCGGCCCGGAAGCCTTCTGGCTGTTGGTGCGCGCCGCGTCGGCGGCGATCTTCTCGACCCTGGGCCGGCGCATCGCCTCGTACGCGGCGAAGGCGGCGGTGTGGTCGGGCAGGTCGCGCAGGCAGCGGGCGAGTTCGACGGCGCTCTCGACGGCCAGCGAGGCGCCCTGCCCGGAGCTGTTGGACGGCGCGTGCACCGAGTCGCCGACCAGCACCATCCGGCCGCGGTACCAGTGCGGGACGGACGGCATGATCTCCAGCCGCGGGAAGGTCTCCATGGTGGCGGGGTCGGCCTGCCGCAGCACGTCCCGGGCCGGCAGGTCGTCGGCGTGCAGCTCGCGGCAGCGGCGCAGCCACTCCGCCATCCCGGCCTCGCGGACCTGCTCCTGGGTCAGCGGCTCGGGCTGCGGGATGTTGCTGAACCAGGCGGTGCCGCTGCCGTCGGCCAGGCCCCAGTAGCCGAAGAAGGCGCGGGCGCCGTTGGCGAAGTGCACGGTCTCGCCTCGCCCGGCCCGGCCGGGCAGCCGGTAGGCGCTGTAGCCGCCGATGCCGAGCAGACCGGTGTACTGGGCGGCGGGCGCCGCCGGGTCGATCAGGGTGCGCACGGTCGAACCGGTGCCGTCGCAGCCGATCAGCAGGTCGCCGGTGGCGCTGCCGCCGTCGGCGAAGTGTGCGGTGATGCCGTCGGCACCCTCCTCGGCGCCGACCAGACGCTTGCCGTGCCGGACCTCGACGCCCGTCTCGCGCAACCGCCGTCGCAGCACCTCGTACAGTTCGGCGCGGCGCATCAGCCGCCCGCGCGGCAGGTCGGGGAGGCCGGCGAACTCGGCCAGCGCCCCGCCCTTGCCGTCCTCGATCACCATCGGCCCGACCGGCTGCCCGATCCGGCCGACCTCCGCCTCCAGGCCGACGACGGCGAGGGCGCCGAGCCCGTTGGGCGCGATCATGAAGGTCCCGCCGATGCCCTCGGCGGAGGTCTCGTAGGCCTCGAAGACCTCCGCCTCGATGCCGGCCTTGCGCAGCGCCAGCGCCATCACCGGGCCGGCGATCCCGCCGCCGATGACCAGCGCCTTCTTGACGGTACGAGCGGTACGCGGTGCACTCATTGCAGACTCCCGAAGTACTCCTGCCAGGTCCGGACGAAGTCCGGCTCCTGGAGCTGGGTGATGAGGCGCTCGACGAAGGCGATCTCCGCGTCCATGCCGCCGACCCGGTACTCCTCCTCGATCAGGAAGAGCCAGCCGACGCCCTCCTCGGTGGCCTTGCGCAGCGTCGCCCGGATCTCCGCCACCTCGGCGGTCAGGGCGGCCCGTCGCCGCTCCAGGAGCTCCACGGCCTCGGCCGGCGGGAGCACCATGAGCAGCGACAGCGAGACCCCGAACGCGGGGTACTCGTGCTGCGGTTCGGCGACGAGTTCGCGCATCCAGTCGTGGAGCTCGGTGCGCCCCTCCTCCGTGAGGGCGTAGACGGTGCGCTCGGGTCGCTGGGTGTCGCGGACGGTCTCCTGCTCGGCGACGAACCCGGCCTTCCGCAGCTGCTCCACGACCATGTACAGCGAGCTGCGGTTGTACTTGATGTTGCGGTCCTTGGCGTGCTCCTTGAGCCGACGACCCATCTCGTACGGGTGCATCGGCTCGGCCATGAGTTCGGCCAGGACCGCGAGGGCCAGCGGGTTCGACACCTTGCGTCGCTTCGCCACGAGACATCCTCATCTCTTGGTCAGTACTGACTATCCACCTCCGAATAGTCAGAGTCAACTATTTAGGAATGACGGATCAGAACCCTGTCCGCCCGGCTAAAATCAACCACACACCGTTGTCCGAGCGGATGAAGGAGGCCCGGAGTGACCACCCCCGGCCTTCCGCTCCGCCAACTGCTGATGTCCCTCGGCGAGCCCCTGGTCGAACTCCAGGCCGCCCCACTGGGTTTGGACGTCCCCGTGCGCGACGTCGCGATCCTCGACCCGGAGGACCCGCCCACCGCCGCCCCCGGCGAACTCGTCCTCGCGATCGGCGCCCGCGGCCGCGCCGCCCTCCCCGCCCTGCGCGCGGCCGGCCGGGCCGGCGCCGCCGCCGTCGCGGTCAAGCTGGACGCCCCCGGCCAGGCCGACGCCCTGCGCGAGGCCGCCACCGACGCCGGCGTCGCCCTGCTCTCGGTGCGCCGCGAGACCCGCTGGGAGCACCTCGACTCGCTCGCCCGGGCGATCATCGCCGGCCCGGACGCCCCGGACTCCCCCGGCGCCCCCGAGCCCAACGCCGGCGACCTCTTCTCCCTCGCCCAGACCGTCGCCGTGCTCACCAACGGCATCGTCTCGATCGAGGACACCTCCAGCCGGGTGCTCGCCTACTCCCGCTCCTCCGACTCCGACGAGGTCGACGACCTGCGCCGGCTGTCCATCCTCGGCTGGCAGGGCCCGGAACCGTACCTCTCCAAGCTCCGCGAGTGGGGCATCTTCCAGCACCTGCGCAGCTCGGACACCCCGATCGCGGTCGAGCCGCACCCCGAACTCGGCCTGCGCCGACGCCTCGCGGTCGGCATCCGGGCCGGGGCACAGCCGCTCGGCACCATCTGGGTGCAGGAGGGCGCCCAGCCGCTGGCCCCGCTGGCCGAACAGGCCCTGGTCGGCGCCGCCCGGGTGGCCGCCGCCCAACTGGTGCGCCGCCGCCGCGAGTTGTCCGCCGACGTCCGGCTCACCCAGACCCTGCTGACCGGCCTGCTGGAGGGCTCCACCGGCCCCCAGTCACTGGCCACCCACCTCGGCCTGGACCTGCGCCGCCCGGCCACCGTACTGGCCTACAGCGCCCACACCACCGAGGCACTGCACCGCTCCGACGTCACCGGCCTGATCTCGGTGCACACCGCCGCCCGGCACCGCACCGCACTGCTCGCCCCGATCGAGTCCCGGGTCTACGTGCTGCTGCCCGAACTCCCGCCGGGCCTGCCGATGACCACCGTGCGCGACTGGGCCGACGAGGTGGTCACCGCCGCCCGGGAACACCTCGGCGTCCCGCTGCGCGCCGCGATCGGCTCGACCGTCGACGGCCTCGCCCAGGTGCCGGACTCCCGCGCCCAGGCGGACCGCATCCTGGACGCGATGGGCCGCGGCGGGGTGGACCTCGACGTCGCGGCGCTGATCGACGTCCAGGCCGAGGTGCTGGTCAGCGAGATGCTGGCGCTGCTCCAGGAACGCGACGGCCTGCGCGACCCCCGGCTCACCGCGCTCACCGAGTACGACCGCCGGCACGGCACCCGGCTCGCCGAGTCCGTGCTCGCCTGGCTGGACGCGCTCGGCGAGGTCCGGATCGCCGCCGACGCCCTGCACATCCACCCCAACACCCTGCGCTACCGGGTGCGCCGCGCCGAACAGTTGACCGGCATCGACCTCGCCCAGCCGCAGCAGCGGCTGCTGGCGATGCTGCAACTGCGGCTGCCCGCGGACGAGTAGCGGCTACGAGCCACCCCGGCCCCGGCTACGACCCGCCTCGCCGACCACCCGCCTCGCCTACGACCAGGCCCGACTACGACCAGACCCGCCCCGACCGCCACTGCTCCCAGGCCGACAGCCACAGCTGCTCCACCAGCCGCTGCTCCTCCCAGCCGCCGTCCCGGCCGCGGCCCCCGCCGCTGCCCGGCCGCTCCCGCCAGAGCTGCTCCCAGGCCCGCTGGGCCGGCAGGCTCGCCACCTCGCTGGCGAACACCGTGTACCGCACCACCTCCTCGACCGCCGCCTCCCCCTCCGGCGTGCCGACCAGCCAATGCGTCTGCTGGGACAGCCGGTTCAGGTGGTTGACCATCGAGGTCACCGCCGCCGAGGCCTCCTCCCGGGTCTCCGCGGCGAGCCGCATCTGCTGGCGCACCGCCGCCTCCCAGCGCACCGCGCAGACGTCCCCGCGCAGCCCGCGCGGCAGCCTCGGCGTGCGCCCGACCCGCACCTGCGCCTCGATCGCGGCGGCCTCCGCGATGCTCTGGGCGATCAGCTCCCGGTGCGCCTCCAGACCTACGGCGGGCGGCAGTTCACGTTCCTCGACCGGCACGTACCGGGCCCTCCGGGAGGCGAGGTCGCGCAACAGCTCGGTGCGCCCGCGAAGGTAGCACTCGAAGTCCCCGATCCCGCCGAGCTCGACGCCGCCGGGAGGCAGCCCGCGCCCGCACACCGTGACGGCCTGCCCGCCGACCCGCAGCCGCCCGGCCCAGACCTGCCCGACCGACCCGCCGCCGACCGGTCCCGTTCCCGCCGTTCCCGCTCCCGCCGGCGCCACCAGGGCCACCGGCCGGTCCTCGTGCACCTCCACCGCGCAGGGTTCGCCGTCCACGGTGATCCACTCGCGCAACGCCCGCACCAGACCGGGCCCGTCGCCCTCGTCGATGCCCAACTGTTCGTAGACCCGGTCGCGTTCGTCCTCGACCACGTCCTCCAGCTCCGGCAGCACCTCGCAGTCGTCGGCCCCCGGCCGGTAGGTGCGCACGGTCACGTACGGCCCGGCCGCGGTGGTCCAGTCACCGCACTGCACCTCGACCCAGCGCAGTTCGCCGCCACAGGTCTCGAAGGCCGCCAGTGCCTCCCCGCGACCCGCCGGTCCGGCCACGCCGTACACCGGGAAGTCCACCGCGGCGAGGGTCCGGCGGGAGAACTCCTCCTGGTCGGCGAAACGATCCTGCTCGCCCGGCCGCTCCAGCGCCGACCGCTCGGCGTTCCCCTCCCGGGGTTCCTGGGGCCTTCCGCCGTTCTCCCGCGCCATCCTGTGCCGCACCCCCGAGTCCTCACGCCCGCACCGCTGACGCCACCTTACGTGCCCGCAGCTGCCGGGTCATCAGCTCGGCTGTCGGACGGGGGCGGTGGCCGTGTCAGTCGGGCCGGTTGTCAGCCGCCCTCCCTACGCTGGCGGCATGACAGCACAGAACAGCGCGGCCCGGGCCGCCTTCCCCGCCCGGATCAGCATCGTCACGCTCGGCGTCTCCGACCTCGAGCGCAGCGCCCGCTTCTACGAGGACCTCGGCTGGAAGCGCTCCTCCGCCTCCAGCCCGGAGATCGTCTGGTTCCGCACCGCCGACTCGGCGCTCGGTCTCTTCCCCAGCGAGGAGCTGGCCGCCGACGCGGGCGTGCCCGCCACCGGCGAACCCTCCTTCCGCGGCGTCACCCTCGCGGTGAACCTGGAGTCCCCCGCGCTGGTGGACGCCGCGCTGCGGACGGCTGTCGAGGCCGGCGCCGTGGTGGTCAAGCCGCCGGTCCCGACCAGCTGGGGCGGCTACTCCGGCTACTTCGAGGACCCGGACGGGCACCTGTGGGAGCTGGCCCACAACCCGTTCTTCCCCTTCACCGAGGCGGGCTCGCTGGACCTGCCCTGATCAGCCCCGGGAGCGCGCCTTGAAGGCCGCCTTGCGTGCCTCCTTGGCCAGCGCCCGGTCCGGGTGCAGCTCACCGATCGCCTCCAGGACGTCCGCCGTGTACGGGTGGTCGACCCGCCACAGCTCGCCGAACCACTCCACCGGATCGCCGTTCACCGGCAGGTCGGTGATCAGCTCGCGCAGCAGCTCGGCGTCGCCGCCGTTGTCCAGCAGCTGGGCGGCGAAGGTGTCGACCACCGTCCACAGCGCCATCGCCCGGTCCGGCGCCGGCACGTCCGCCGCGCCCAGCGCGGACAGCCAGGCCCGGGCCGCACCGCCCAGCTCCGGGTCGTCCAGCACCTCCCGGACGGCGGGCTCGGCGCCCGCCCCCAGCAGGTTCAGCGCCGAGACGCACAGCATCCGGCGCAGCGGGCCGTACGCGTCGTTTCCGCGCGCCGCCGCCAGCAGCTCGCGCGCCGCCGGCTCCGGCTCCCGGCCGGCCACCCAGACCCGCAGCTCCTCCTCCGGCAGCACGTTCGCCGACTCGCACACCCCGCGCAGCAGCTCGGCCGCGTCCCCCTGGGCCAGCTCGCCGACCAGCGGCGCGTCGTAGCCGTCCTCCAGCAGCCACTGCCGGACGCCGTACTGGCCGAGCGGGGTGAGCCGGACCAGCCCGAAGCGGGCCGACTCCTCCTCGTCCAGCGGCGCCTCGCCGACGACGGCGGGCTCCTCGTCCTCCTCCTCGTCGAACAGCTCCGGGTCGATCGGCCGGTAGTCCAGCAGGCCCAGCTCGGCGAGGTCGCCCAGCATCGGGTCCAGGGCGACCATCACGTCGGTGATGTCGCCGAGCAGCTCCTCGCTCGGCTCCTCGCCCTCCGGCACCACCAGCAGCGCGGCCAACACGCCGAGCGGCACGGTCTCGTTGCCCGGGTCGGCGAAGGCGGTGGTCTCGTACAGCACCTGCAGCGCCTCGTCGAGCAGCTCGGCGGCGACGTCCCGGGCCTCCTCGACCTCGTTCAGGCCGTCCTCGTCCTCCTCGGCCGCCCCCTCTTCCTCTTCCTCCTCCGGCAGCGAGTCCGCCTCCACCGCCAGCTCCCGGACGATCCCGGCCGCGGTCAGCCACAGCTCCAGGACGGTGTCCGGGTCCCCCTGCTCGGCGGGCTCCAGGTCCGGCCCCGGCACCGCGACGTGCTCGCCGTCCTTGGTCGTACCCAGCTCCACCAGGTCCAGGTCGCAGGCCAGCGACCAGGCCCGCAGCGCCTCGACCTCGGCCTCCTCCGGCACCTCGCCCTCGGCCGGGGCCAGCCCCAGCAGCCGCGCGGCGGGCGCCCGGTCCTCCTCGACCAGGTCGCCGAACTCGTCCACCACCCGGTGCGGCGCCGCCCAGCGGGCCAGCGCCAGCGCGTAGCCGAACATCGGCACGGCCTTCGCCTGCTCGGCCAGCTCCTGCTCGGCGGGCAGCTTCACCGGCGGTACCAGCACCGCCGCGTCGTCCAGGTCCTCGTCGTCCAGACCGTGCGCGGCGAACGCCCCGTAGAGGTCCTGCAGCTCCAGGTCAGCGGGCAGGACAGCCTCGCCCGCGCCCTCTCCCGCCGAAGCCCCCGCGTTCTTCCGACGTCGTCCGGCCATCGTTGTGCGCTCTCCCTCAGCCAGCGCGGTCAGCCCGAACAGCTCCGCGTGTCGATCTACCTCCTCAGCGTATAGGTCGGACACCCGCGATGCCCGGCCTCGAGGGGCGCGCGCAGGGGCGCGCGGCGCTTCCGTGCGCCCACCCTTTATCCTTCGAACTGGTGTCTGCGCACACCCCGTGCAGTCCACCGGGCAACGAAGCCCGAATCCTCAGCTCATCCGCTCCACCAGGGAGCCCCGCACCGCGGCCACACCACAGCGCCTCAGGACGGGCGCACCGGCACACCCCGCCGACCCGGTGGTGCCCTGCCACAGGAGACCCCTCACATGGCGGACCTCTCCCCCGCCGGCTCCGGCCTGCGCACCGCGCAGCTCGACGGACGCCGACTGTCGGAGGCCCTGCTCCCCCTGGAGCTCGCGCCGCGCGCGCAGCTCCAGCTCGCCGCGATCAGCCGCTGGAACGCGATGCGCGGAGTCCGCGTCGGCCTGGTCGCCGCCGCCCTGCTGTTCATGCTGATCGGTGCCAACCTGGCGACGCCGATCTACCCGCTCCTCCAGCAGCGCCTCGGCCTCGGCCCGCTCGACACCACCATCCTCTTCACGATCTACGTGTTCGCGCTGGTCCCGGTGCTGGCCATCGTCGGCCACTGGTCCGACCACCTCGGCCGCCGCGCCCTGATCCTGCCCGCCGTCGCCCTGGCCGCCGCCGGCGACGTCGTGTTCGCCACCTCCGGCGGCTTCTGGCAGCTGGCGGTCGGCCGTGCCATCCAGGGCATCGCCGTCGGCCTCTCCACCGGCGCCGCCGGAGCCGCCCTCGGCGACCTGCTGCCCGATCACCCGACGCTCGCCGCCAAGCTCACCCTGGCCTGCTCCGCGGGCGGCGTCGCCCTCGGCCCGATCGTCGGCGCCCTGCTGTCCGGCGGCTCCGACCCGCTGCTGACGCCCTTCCTGCTGCACGCCATCGCCCTGCTGGCGCTCTGCGTGCCGCTGGCCGTCGTCCACCCCCGGATGCCCGGCCGCAACCGCCCGCCGGCGTCCCCGCCCCGGATCACCACCCCGGCCCACCTGCGCCCGCAGCGCCTGCGGCTGCCGCAGACCGGCCGCCGCGAGTTCCTGCTGGCCTCCGCGGCCGGCTTCATCTCCTACGCGGTCTTCGGCGTCTACCTCAGCCTGGCCCCGGCCTTCTCCGCCAAGCTGCTGCACACCCCCTCGCACCTGACCGGCGCCATCGTGGCCGCCCTCCTGCTCGGCTCCTCGGCCGCCGCCCAGCTGATCGTGCCCCCGACCTCCGACCGCCTGGTGATCGCCCTCGGCATGACCGGCCTGGCCACCGGCCTCGCCCTGGTCGTCGCCGCCGGCTACACCGGCACCCCGGCGCTGCTGTTCATCGGCAGCGTCCTCGGCGGCGCCTGCCAGGGCGTCGCGTTCCGCTCCCTGTTCACCACCGCCGTCGCCGCGATGAACCCGGAACGCCGGGGCTCCGAGATGAGCTCCCTGTGGATCATCGTCTACCTCGGCAGCTCCCTGCCCATCATCGCCGTCGGCGCCCTGGTCAGGAGCTACGGCCTCCTCCCCGCCATCAGCGGCTTCGCCACCGTGGCGGCCCTCCTCTGCACCGCCCTCGCGGTCGCCGTCGCCCGCAGGCCCAAGACAGCCTGACCCGGTACGAAAACGCCGCTGCCCGGGACTTCCTCCGAAGTCCCGGGCAGCGGCGTTCCACCCTGGCCAGGGCGTCCACCTCTCGGTGCTGATCTCGAAATCCAACGGCTTCGGAAGCCGGACCGATTCGCCGGACTTCCACTCCCCCAGCACCTCGTATGCGGTGCTCAGTGAGGCGACGTCGGCGAGATGATCCGCTCCAGGTAGTGGTTGTCGACCAGCCATTTGACGCCGAAGCCCTGGTCCGGAGTGGGAGCGCCGGGGATGAGGGTGTAGTCCAGTTCGTACTGGGTGCCGAGTCCGGGCTGGGCGAACCAGGGAGCGACGGTCCCCGAGTAGACGGTGAACTCCTTGATCACCCGGTAGTCGTAGTAGTTGCAACCGGCCGCCGGATCGCCGTCGAGGTTCATCGGCGGGATCGCCCGCTGCGCGTACGGCGTCCCCTCGGGGGCGAGGAAGGCACCGCGTTCACTCCCGTATCGGTCGATGTCCTGACCGACCTGAAAGGTGAGGAGGGCTCGCTGCGGGCTCCCGTCCGGATTGACGATGTACCCGTTCTGCGCCGGGTAGACCCAGCCCCCGTCCTTCCAGTACAGGTCCAGGAACCGCTGGGGGCCCAGATCGTTGGTGGGCTGGTAGCCCGTGAGCTCCTTGCCGGCGAGCCCGAGGACGGGCAGGCGCAGGGGCCCCAGCCGCTTGTCCCCGTTGAGGTACTCCGCTGAGCATTCGGTCAACGACCGCTCGGCGTCAGGGCCGGGTCGGCCCTGCACCGTACCGGCTCCGTCATGGGACACCGCCACCTGGGCAGAGGCCGGCGAGCCCGCGAACAGGACGGCGGTGGTGGTAAGGGCGGTGAGGAGGTGACGGATCTTCACACTGCTCCCTCGTAAGGAACGGGCGGCATGCCGCGCGAGCAACATGGCGCAGCGAGTCCATGCAACTACTCTACGTAGTCATCTGGTGTGTCCCCCACGAAACCGCGCCGGGGGAGAGAAGGTCAACGCGACCCGCTGAGGGACGACGGGAAGTCAGCGGGAAGCAGCCGGAAGCCCGTCCGTCTGGCTGGGCTCGGCCTCAGGGGCTGCCCGGGGTGATCACACAGAAGGCGAGCACGGGCGTTCCCTCGCCAGCGCCCGTCGGCGCCCGCGAGGACTACGCCCGCACAGTCCGGTAGCCACACCGGCCGGGCGGACCAGACGTCAGCCGCGCGACCCACGGCACGCGGCCGACGCCCAACACCCCGCAGTTTCCGCACCGTTGAACAGGAGGAAGCCCCCGCTCGTACCAGGAACGCAGACGACCCCCACTATGACAACGTCAACCCACCTGCCGCGTCCCGTCCAGGTGCTGCAGGCCAGCACGCTGCACCTGGTCGAAACGGCCGCCCCGCAGCTCACCCCCGCCAACCCCGAGCTCTTCGACGGACCGGCGGTGGTCTGCACGGGCATTGAGCAGGACGGCCAGACCCTCGCGCCGTCCTGGGCCCCGTCACCTACCGGTGGTTCGCGTTACGCCGCGTGCCGGACGCGCCAACGGTGTCGTCCCTGTTCGTGACCGTCGCGCAGCCGACCGACGACGCCGCCTGATCGTAGGGCGTATGTCCGCCACGACCACGGCCCCGGGAGGATGGCAGCTCCCGGGCGGCAACGTGGAACCGCTGGCCGCAGGCCTGACGCTGGACGAGACCGAGCTGCGCCGCCAGGCCTGCAAGGAACTCGCCGAGGAGATCGGCGTGCACGCGGCACCCGAGGACCTGGCGCTGTGGCCGGTCACGCGCGGCGAGCACGGCAACATCGGCGTGCACTACCAGGCGCCGCCGCCCCAGGCTCAGTGGATCGGGCGGATCATCGCAGTCAGCCGGGGCGAGTCCGGAGAGGGCTGTTGAGCGTTGAACGCCTGGTAGCCCCAGGTCTCGTAGAGCCGCTGGACCTTGCCGTCCCCGGCGAGCGGGTTGACCAGAAGGGTGACACGGCCCTCAACGCGGCGGCGCAGCAGCTCGTCGTGGATCCGGCGGGCGGCACCCGTGCCGCGCCAGCGGGTCCGGACGCCGATTTCCTTGATGGCCAGAGCCGGGGCTTCGGTGTAGCCGTCCGGAAGGGGCTCGGTCATGCGCTTCCAGTACCGGTCGCCCGCCTCGATCGTGTTGCCGTAGGCGTAGCCGACCGGCACCTCGCCGTCGTAGCCGAGGACGAGCTCGAAGCCGGGCTCGGTGGCATGCCGGTCGAGGCGTTCGGCGAACACGTCGACGTGGTAGTTCGGCAGGTGCAGCAGGGGGGCCCGCACATCGGCGTACACGTCCAGCAGATCCTGCCGGGCCTCGGGGGGCAGGGTGGTGTGGTGGCGGAGTTCGACGGTCACGCGGTGGTCCTCCAGGTGTTGTGGGCGTATGCCGTCCAGGTGCGGTCCGGGCCACTGCCGCCGGCCAGCTCGTGCAGCGAGGTGCCGAAGGCGGCCAACATCCGGGTGACGCGGGGGTGCGCGGAGTCCTCGGCCGGGACGGACATGGCGGTGGCGACCGCGGGCTCCAGATCGCCCTGCCCGAGCTGGGCGCGGGCGAGCCGGACGGTGGTGATCGCTCGTGACCTCTGCATGGTGTCGCGCCGCTGGGCGATGCTGCGGTGCGCGTGTGCTTCAGCCTCCTCCCAGTTCCCGGCCGCGAGGTGAGCGGCGAGGGCGAGGGAGTCGAGTTCGGACTGGTCGTAGAAAGCGGTGATCCACACTGGTCGGGAGATGTCGAGGTCGGCTCGGTTGAGGGCGTCCTGTGAGTGCCCGATGGACCGGCGGACCGCGTTGGAGTCCCCGGTCAGGCCGTGGATCGCCGCGTGGCGGGCGTGTCCGAGGGAGGCGAACAGCGGGTCGCGTCGGGCGATCGGCAGGCCGCGGGCGACCTCATTGGCGGCGAGCGCGTCGCCCACCTGCCCGAGGTGCCGGTACAGGCTGCCCGCGTGGGACCAGATGCGGAACTGGATGCCGGAGTCGCCGGACATCGCCGCCAGGGTGGCAGCTTTCTGGTGGTGTTCGAGGGCTGCGTCGAAGCGACGGCCGTCGATCGCGGCCCACATCGCCGAGGACATGAACGATGCCGCGCACGCGTACAGCTGGGCCCGGACCCGCTGGGTCGCGGTGCCGTTCTTCTGCAGGTCGAGGGCTTCCTCGGCGAGCGCGGTCGCCCTGGTCTCGATGCTGAGCCGACCGCCGTGGCGGTGGTCGCTGGCGATGACCTCGGCGAAGCGGGCCTGCAGTCTCCGCACGTCACCGACGCCGATCCGGCCACTCGATGCCACGGCAGGGGGGCTCGTGAGCACGGTCACGGCCGCGCCTCCGGCCGCCGCTATGAAGTCGCGTCGCCTCACGTCGTCCTCCGGTGTGGTGCGGGCCCGCCCGGTCGGGACGAAGCCCAGGTCTTCGGGCGTACATGCGAATACTGCCCTGAGTGCGAGGCGGATCTTCACCGGCGGCCACCGGGTCGCGCCGGTCAGCCAGTTGTGCACCGTGCGCTCCGACACGGAGCCGAGCTTCCCCGTGAGGGTCCTGATCTCGGTGTTCACTTCGCGCGCCAACTCGGCCTTGGTCATGCGGCGTTCGGACATCCGGAGGCGGAGCGGGACGTTGGCCAGCATGAGGTCAACGTAGTCGCGTCGTCACGTGCCGTGCATGGGGTCAGGTGATGGCACGGTCAAGTTTTCCGGTCGGAATGGGACCAATGCGCCAGCAACTTTGCCTCACCGTAGCGCTTGTGACTGTCGTTCACTGATTGCACGCCGTCCGCCCCGGGCGGCCCCGCGCAGGATCCCGCCCGTGAACGGCCCTGCGCTGGCCCAGTCTCCGCCCTTGGAGGAGCAGCATGATGCACTCCCCGGCCCGGTATCGGCGCCGCATCGCCCGTCGTCCGAGGACGGTCGTTGTCCAGGCTGACTCTTTCTGCAATCTGGACTGCACCTACTGCTACCTGCCCGACCGCAAGCAGCGGGCACCGATGTCGGTCGCGATCGCCGAGGCGGTGGCCCGTTCCGTCGCCGATTTCGCCGATACCGCGTCACCGGAGCCGGTCGAGGTGGTCTGGCACGCCGGCGAGCCGCTGGCCGTCGGCCGCACGCGGCTCGCGGAGCTGCTGGCCCCGTTCGAGCCGTTGCGGCAGGCTGGGTTGGTCGAGCACTCGGTGCAGACCAACGCCGTACTGATCGCACGGGCCTGGTGCGACTTCCTCGCCACGTACGGGTTCCGCGTCGGGGTGAGCATCGACGGCCCTTCCGCCCTCAACCGTCGGCGCGTGGACCGGACCGGACGTCCGGCCTTCGACCGGATCATGAAGGGCATTGGTCGGCGACTGGTTGCCCCGCCGGCTACCCCACCCCGGCCACCAAACGCCGTAGCCGATCAGGCGCGCACAGCCCCAGCTCCGCGCGCAGCCGCCGCTCGTAGCACTCGACGTCCGCCAGCGCCTCGCCCGGGTTGCCCTCCGCGAGATGCGCCCTGACCAACCAGGCGTGGCTGCTCTCGCGCAGCGGGTCGGCGCGGACGGCGGCGCCGGCGGCGGCCACCGCCTCGGGGAAGCGCCGGGCGCCGACGAAGGCGCCGGCCAGGGCCTCCAGGGCGTGGACTCGCAGGCGCCGCCAGTTGTCCGCCTCCAGCAGTGTCCAGTCCTCGTACCAGCCCGGCAGCAGGTCCGCCGAGAGGTCCTCGACGGCCGCCAGCCCGAAGCCGGCCCGGGCGGGGGCCGCGTCGGGGGCCAGGATCCGGTGGGCCAGCGTCCTCGCCTCGCGGAGGTCCACGCCCACGCCGTCGGCCAGCCTCAGCTCGGTCTGGCCGACCTCCAGCGCCTCCCGGCCCGCCGCCGGGAGCCGGGACAGCGCCGAGCGCAGGCTCGCGGAGGCGCAGCGTTCCGCGGCGTCCGGCCAGAGGGTCCCGGCCACCAGGGCGCGCGGCACGTTCCCGTTGCAGCACAGCGCCACGAAGGCGAGTAATCGTTCCGCCCCCGCGGAGACGGGCACCGACGCGTCACCGGCCGAGAGGCCGAAGCCGCCGAGCAGGGCGAGCCGCACGCCCGCGCCGGGAGCCGGGGAGCACCGATCGCCGCAGGCCATCGAACCACCCCATCCCTTCGCGC from Kitasatospora cathayae includes:
- a CDS encoding FAD-dependent oxidoreductase, which translates into the protein MSAPRTARTVKKALVIGGGIAGPVMALALRKAGIEAEVFEAYETSAEGIGGTFMIAPNGLGALAVVGLEAEVGRIGQPVGPMVIEDGKGGALAEFAGLPDLPRGRLMRRAELYEVLRRRLRETGVEVRHGKRLVGAEEGADGITAHFADGGSATGDLLIGCDGTGSTVRTLIDPAAPAAQYTGLLGIGGYSAYRLPGRAGRGETVHFANGARAFFGYWGLADGSGTAWFSNIPQPEPLTQEQVREAGMAEWLRRCRELHADDLPARDVLRQADPATMETFPRLEIMPSVPHWYRGRMVLVGDSVHAPSNSSGQGASLAVESAVELARCLRDLPDHTAAFAAYEAMRRPRVEKIAADAARTNSQKASGPVARMLFRVVAPIAMKTFMSPEKMLRPVHGYRIDWERRVVPVGRAGRAA
- a CDS encoding PucR family transcriptional regulator — encoded protein: MTTPGLPLRQLLMSLGEPLVELQAAPLGLDVPVRDVAILDPEDPPTAAPGELVLAIGARGRAALPALRAAGRAGAAAVAVKLDAPGQADALREAATDAGVALLSVRRETRWEHLDSLARAIIAGPDAPDSPGAPEPNAGDLFSLAQTVAVLTNGIVSIEDTSSRVLAYSRSSDSDEVDDLRRLSILGWQGPEPYLSKLREWGIFQHLRSSDTPIAVEPHPELGLRRRLAVGIRAGAQPLGTIWVQEGAQPLAPLAEQALVGAARVAAAQLVRRRRELSADVRLTQTLLTGLLEGSTGPQSLATHLGLDLRRPATVLAYSAHTTEALHRSDVTGLISVHTAARHRTALLAPIESRVYVLLPELPPGLPMTTVRDWADEVVTAAREHLGVPLRAAIGSTVDGLAQVPDSRAQADRILDAMGRGGVDLDVAALIDVQAEVLVSEMLALLQERDGLRDPRLTALTEYDRRHGTRLAESVLAWLDALGEVRIAADALHIHPNTLRYRVRRAEQLTGIDLAQPQQRLLAMLQLRLPADE
- a CDS encoding MFS transporter, which translates into the protein MADLSPAGSGLRTAQLDGRRLSEALLPLELAPRAQLQLAAISRWNAMRGVRVGLVAAALLFMLIGANLATPIYPLLQQRLGLGPLDTTILFTIYVFALVPVLAIVGHWSDHLGRRALILPAVALAAAGDVVFATSGGFWQLAVGRAIQGIAVGLSTGAAGAALGDLLPDHPTLAAKLTLACSAGGVALGPIVGALLSGGSDPLLTPFLLHAIALLALCVPLAVVHPRMPGRNRPPASPPRITTPAHLRPQRLRLPQTGRREFLLASAAGFISYAVFGVYLSLAPAFSAKLLHTPSHLTGAIVAALLLGSSAAAQLIVPPTSDRLVIALGMTGLATGLALVVAAGYTGTPALLFIGSVLGGACQGVAFRSLFTTAVAAMNPERRGSEMSSLWIIVYLGSSLPIIAVGALVRSYGLLPAISGFATVAALLCTALAVAVARRPKTA
- a CDS encoding VOC family protein; translated protein: MTAQNSAARAAFPARISIVTLGVSDLERSARFYEDLGWKRSSASSPEIVWFRTADSALGLFPSEELAADAGVPATGEPSFRGVTLAVNLESPALVDAALRTAVEAGAVVVKPPVPTSWGGYSGYFEDPDGHLWELAHNPFFPFTEAGSLDLP
- a CDS encoding PadR family transcriptional regulator, producing MAKRRKVSNPLALAVLAELMAEPMHPYEMGRRLKEHAKDRNIKYNRSSLYMVVEQLRKAGFVAEQETVRDTQRPERTVYALTEEGRTELHDWMRELVAEPQHEYPAFGVSLSLLMVLPPAEAVELLERRRAALTAEVAEIRATLRKATEEGVGWLFLIEEEYRVGGMDAEIAFVERLITQLQEPDFVRTWQEYFGSLQ
- a CDS encoding TNT domain-containing protein; the encoded protein is MKIRHLLTALTTTAVLFAGSPASAQVAVSHDGAGTVQGRPGPDAERSLTECSAEYLNGDKRLGPLRLPVLGLAGKELTGYQPTNDLGPQRFLDLYWKDGGWVYPAQNGYIVNPDGSPQRALLTFQVGQDIDRYGSERGAFLAPEGTPYAQRAIPPMNLDGDPAAGCNYYDYRVIKEFTVYSGTVAPWFAQPGLGTQYELDYTLIPGAPTPDQGFGVKWLVDNHYLERIISPTSPH